One segment of Arthrobacter sp. MMS18-M83 DNA contains the following:
- the secF gene encoding protein translocase subunit SecF codes for MTTSFAKFGNELYTGKRSYNFVSSKKIWFIIAAVAVAISILLPVVKGGYNLGIDFRGGSEFTVSNVKTTDSAAGEKAVHDVVPGAVPRVANVAGSTMRIQTDKLSDDQTIKIKTDLAKAYGVTDKEVTSTFIGPTWGQDVTKQALIGLAVFVGLAALLMALYFRTWKMSVSALAGMLVTMFTTAGVYSLSDFEVTPSAIIGFLTVLSYSLYDTVVVFDKIRENTSDIATSSRRTFAEEVNLAVNQTLVRSINTMMVAVLPVAAILFIGAGLLGAGTLRDLSLALFVGILIGTAATIFIAAPLYAWLRQSEPELQKQAKKVASRRAAAASSSSETASV; via the coding sequence CGTATCCAGCAAGAAGATCTGGTTCATCATCGCCGCAGTAGCGGTGGCGATCTCCATCCTCCTGCCAGTGGTCAAGGGCGGCTACAACCTCGGAATCGACTTCCGGGGCGGTTCCGAGTTCACGGTCTCCAACGTGAAGACCACCGATTCCGCCGCTGGTGAAAAGGCAGTCCACGACGTCGTCCCCGGTGCAGTTCCGCGCGTCGCCAACGTCGCAGGCAGCACCATGCGCATCCAGACTGACAAGCTCAGCGATGACCAGACCATCAAGATCAAGACGGACCTCGCAAAGGCCTACGGCGTCACGGACAAAGAGGTCACCTCAACCTTCATTGGCCCCACGTGGGGCCAGGACGTCACCAAGCAGGCCCTGATTGGCCTCGCGGTGTTCGTTGGTTTGGCCGCTCTCCTGATGGCTTTGTACTTCCGAACCTGGAAGATGTCGGTTTCCGCCCTTGCTGGCATGCTGGTCACGATGTTCACCACGGCAGGCGTCTACTCCTTGAGCGATTTCGAGGTGACGCCGTCGGCCATCATCGGCTTCTTGACGGTTCTCAGCTATTCCCTCTACGACACCGTGGTGGTTTTCGACAAGATCCGTGAAAACACCTCGGACATCGCCACCTCCAGTCGGCGCACTTTCGCCGAAGAGGTGAACCTCGCCGTCAACCAGACCCTGGTGCGCTCCATCAACACCATGATGGTGGCGGTACTACCGGTCGCGGCGATTCTCTTCATCGGTGCCGGACTGTTGGGAGCGGGAACGCTGCGTGACCTCTCCTTGGCACTGTTCGTCGGCATCCTGATCGGCACCGCTGCCACCATCTTCATCGCAGCACCGCTCTACGCGTGGCTGCGCCAGAGCGAACCGGAGCTCCAGAAGCAGGCCAAGAAGGTGGCGAGTCGACGCGCGGCCGCCGCCAGCTCGAGTTCGGAAACTGCCTCCGTCTAA